From Carbonactinospora thermoautotrophica, the proteins below share one genomic window:
- a CDS encoding DUF554 domain-containing protein, whose amino-acid sequence MFRGAGTALNVATVLLGSGLGVLLGHRLPVRTREVVTDGLGLVTLLLAALNAMSVTDAAFARAVGDSAPVLIVLGSILAGGVIGSLLHVERRLEELGAALQRRLARRGGDSAERLRFVEGFITASLVFCVGPLAVLGSLSDGLGRGFDQLALKAVLDGFASIAFAASLGWGVAASALSVLALQGSLTLLGFLLGGLLPEAHVAALTATGGLLLAGVGLRLLQLKAFPTGDLLPALVVAPLLTQLVVAIR is encoded by the coding sequence GTGTTCCGAGGGGCGGGCACCGCGCTGAACGTCGCGACGGTGCTGCTCGGCTCCGGTCTCGGGGTGCTGCTGGGACACCGGCTTCCGGTGCGGACCCGCGAGGTCGTCACCGACGGGCTCGGGCTGGTCACCCTGCTGCTCGCGGCCCTCAACGCGATGAGCGTCACCGACGCCGCGTTCGCCCGGGCGGTGGGCGACAGCGCACCCGTGCTCATCGTGCTGGGATCGATCCTGGCCGGCGGCGTGATCGGCTCGCTGCTGCACGTCGAGCGACGGCTCGAGGAGCTGGGCGCCGCCCTGCAGCGGCGACTGGCCCGGCGCGGCGGGGACAGCGCGGAGCGGCTGCGGTTCGTCGAGGGGTTCATCACCGCGTCGCTGGTCTTCTGCGTGGGCCCGCTCGCCGTGCTGGGCTCGCTGTCCGACGGGCTCGGTCGCGGCTTCGATCAGCTCGCGCTCAAGGCGGTGCTGGACGGGTTCGCCTCGATCGCGTTCGCGGCGTCGCTCGGGTGGGGAGTGGCCGCCTCGGCGTTGTCGGTGCTGGCCCTGCAGGGTTCGCTGACGCTGCTGGGTTTCCTGCTCGGCGGGCTGCTGCCGGAGGCGCACGTGGCGGCGCTGACCGCGACCGGCGGCCTGCTGCTCGCGGGTGTGGGCCTGCGGCTGCTCCAGCTCAAGGCGTTCCCCACCGGGGACCTGCTCCCGGCGCTGGTGGTGGCGCCGCTGCTCACGCAGCTGGTGGTCGCCATCCGGTAG
- a CDS encoding lytic transglycosylase domain-containing protein — translation MPKSPKHKVPKPTQWRRTAAAAVVMGLVIVGGSEAPVGRQPSATAAARPPVSDAPGISGGGPFDPGGPPVPPIGPTPGPAPVPGSGVLGIPATVLDAYRWAAQELAYDDPNCNLTWQMLAGIGKIESGHARGGRVDARGTALEPILGPRLDGHPGVAAIRDTDGGWLDHDPVWDRAVGPMQFIPSSWRMFGQDGNRDNRSDPNNVYDAALAAARYLCSGDRDLSNQHDLERAIFGYNHSDEYVAAVMKWIRAYSLGQIRPLPDDTAPGSTPQPPYAPGRDAGTGKRPKTTPTPNGSFGASPSKPGEPQPSSGSSLPSWWPTILPPSMSPPAKPPGEDVSPSPTCPTPVPTGTASPTGTASPTGTASPTGTASPTGTASPTAGPTNPMAPTPSPTAPTPVPTCPADPSPTPTGPIPTLTGPIPTPPPSRSQDG, via the coding sequence GTGCCCAAGAGTCCGAAGCACAAGGTACCCAAGCCGACGCAGTGGCGGCGGACGGCCGCGGCAGCGGTGGTCATGGGTCTGGTGATCGTCGGCGGCTCCGAGGCGCCGGTGGGCAGGCAGCCGAGCGCGACCGCCGCCGCCCGGCCGCCGGTCAGCGACGCCCCGGGGATCTCCGGCGGCGGCCCCTTCGACCCCGGTGGCCCGCCCGTCCCACCGATCGGCCCCACGCCTGGTCCGGCCCCCGTGCCGGGGAGCGGCGTGCTCGGCATCCCGGCGACCGTGCTGGACGCCTACCGGTGGGCTGCCCAGGAGTTGGCGTACGACGACCCGAACTGCAACCTGACGTGGCAGATGCTGGCCGGCATCGGCAAGATCGAGTCAGGCCACGCCCGGGGCGGCCGGGTGGACGCGCGGGGCACGGCCCTGGAGCCGATCCTCGGCCCGCGCTTGGACGGTCATCCCGGGGTCGCCGCGATCCGGGACACCGACGGCGGCTGGCTGGACCACGACCCGGTGTGGGACCGCGCGGTCGGGCCGATGCAGTTCATCCCCAGCTCATGGCGCATGTTCGGCCAGGACGGCAACCGCGACAACAGGAGCGACCCGAACAACGTGTACGACGCGGCGCTGGCCGCGGCCCGGTACCTGTGCTCGGGCGACCGGGACCTGAGCAACCAGCACGACCTCGAGCGGGCGATCTTCGGGTACAACCACTCCGATGAGTATGTCGCCGCGGTCATGAAGTGGATCCGCGCGTACTCGCTCGGTCAGATCAGGCCGCTCCCGGACGACACCGCCCCGGGGAGTACACCGCAGCCGCCGTACGCGCCGGGGAGGGACGCCGGGACCGGCAAGCGGCCGAAGACCACGCCGACGCCGAACGGCAGCTTCGGCGCGTCGCCGTCGAAGCCGGGCGAGCCGCAGCCGTCGTCCGGGTCCTCGTTGCCGAGCTGGTGGCCGACGATCCTGCCGCCCTCGATGAGTCCGCCGGCCAAGCCGCCGGGCGAGGACGTCTCGCCGAGCCCGACCTGCCCGACCCCGGTCCCCACGGGTACGGCCAGCCCCACGGGTACGGCCAGCCCCACGGGTACGGCCAGCCCCACGGGTACGGCCAGCCCCACGGGTACGGCGAGCCCCACGGCAGGCCCGACGAATCCCATGGCGCCCACGCCGTCGCCGACCGCTCCGACACCGGTGCCCACGTGCCCGGCCGACCCGTCACCTACGCCGACCGGCCCTATCCCCACGCTGACCGGCCCCATTCCCACGCCGCCGCCCAGCCGGTCGCAGGACGGGTGA
- a CDS encoding PaaI family thioesterase has protein sequence MGTLGGLIERMGIEILEASPERLVGRMPVEGNTQPYGLLHGGASCVLAETLGSIGSAMHAGPNRIAVGIEINATHHRSATAGYVTGVATPVHLGRTLATYEVVITDEQGRRLCTSRITCLLRDAS, from the coding sequence ATGGGCACCTTGGGCGGCCTGATCGAGCGGATGGGCATCGAGATCCTCGAGGCCAGCCCAGAACGGCTCGTGGGCCGCATGCCGGTGGAGGGCAACACGCAGCCGTACGGGCTGCTGCACGGCGGCGCGTCCTGCGTGCTCGCCGAGACCCTCGGCTCGATCGGCTCCGCCATGCACGCCGGTCCGAACCGGATCGCGGTCGGCATCGAGATCAACGCCACCCACCACCGGTCCGCCACCGCCGGGTACGTCACCGGGGTCGCCACCCCCGTCCACCTGGGCCGCACCCTCGCCACCTACGAGGTGGTGATCACAGACGAGCAGGGCCGGCGGCTGTGCACCTCGCGCATCACCTGTCTGCTGCGCGACGCGTCGTGA
- a CDS encoding ABC transporter ATP-binding protein: MLLELTDVHVYYGKIAALKGISIEVHEGEIVSLIGANGAGKTTLLKTISGLRTVARGSITFRGEDITHLPGHQRVKLGLCQAPEGRGIFPGMTVLENLYMGAYPYKEIRQEDLDRVFSLFPRLAERRKQAGGTLSGGEQQMLAIGRALMSRPRLLLLDEPSMGLAPKLIALIFSIIKEINEQGTTVLLVEQNATQALSLAHRAYVLETGNVVKSGTGQSLLNDPDVRAAYLGGDLGAA, translated from the coding sequence ATGCTTCTTGAGCTCACCGACGTCCACGTCTACTACGGCAAGATCGCCGCGCTCAAGGGCATCTCGATCGAGGTGCACGAGGGCGAGATCGTGTCGCTGATCGGCGCGAACGGCGCCGGCAAGACGACCCTGCTGAAGACGATCTCCGGGCTGCGGACCGTGGCCCGGGGGTCGATCACCTTCAGGGGCGAGGACATCACGCACCTGCCCGGGCACCAGCGGGTCAAGTTGGGTCTGTGCCAGGCGCCGGAGGGCCGGGGCATCTTCCCGGGCATGACGGTCCTGGAGAACCTCTACATGGGCGCGTACCCGTACAAGGAGATCCGCCAGGAGGACCTGGACCGGGTGTTCTCGCTGTTCCCGCGGCTGGCGGAGCGGCGCAAGCAGGCGGGCGGCACCCTGTCCGGCGGTGAGCAGCAGATGCTCGCGATCGGCCGGGCGCTGATGAGCCGGCCGCGGTTGCTGCTGCTGGACGAGCCGTCGATGGGCCTGGCGCCGAAGCTGATCGCGTTGATCTTCTCGATCATCAAGGAGATCAACGAGCAGGGCACGACGGTGCTGCTGGTGGAGCAGAACGCCACCCAGGCGCTGTCGCTGGCGCACCGGGCGTACGTCCTGGAGACCGGCAACGTGGTGAAGTCGGGCACCGGGCAGAGCCTGCTGAACGACCCGGACGTGCGGGCCGCCTACCTGGGCGGCGACCTGGGCGCGGCCTGA
- a CDS encoding VOC family protein — MAPTWPDHLPAGAVRFARPTARLAECVAFYRDALGLPVLGDFQGHDGYDGVIFGLPDAGVQLELTFREPHIPEPSPENQLVLYLPGAPAVGRVAERLRAHGHEPVPPANPYWARRGAVAFEDPDRWVVILAPWIFGRG, encoded by the coding sequence ATGGCGCCGACCTGGCCAGACCACCTGCCCGCCGGTGCGGTGCGGTTCGCCCGGCCCACCGCCCGGCTCGCCGAGTGTGTCGCGTTCTACCGGGACGCCCTGGGGCTCCCAGTCCTCGGCGACTTCCAGGGACACGACGGGTACGACGGGGTGATCTTCGGGCTGCCGGACGCGGGCGTGCAGCTGGAACTCACCTTCCGCGAGCCGCACATCCCCGAACCGTCGCCGGAGAACCAGCTCGTGCTGTACCTGCCGGGCGCCCCGGCCGTGGGCCGGGTGGCCGAGCGGCTGCGCGCCCACGGGCACGAGCCGGTCCCGCCGGCTAACCCCTACTGGGCCAGGCGCGGCGCGGTCGCGTTCGAGGACCCGGACCGCTGGGTGGTGATCCTCGCGCCCTGGATCTTCGGCCGGGGCTGA
- a CDS encoding branched-chain amino acid ABC transporter substrate-binding protein yields MRHNISRGARLLGAAAALALGVAACGGQGGQGGGQGDTIKLAYVGTKSGEVAQLGINILNGAKIAIDEYNAKGKGPKIELLEYDTQGDPNQATAVAPRVVKDGAVGVIGLPFSGESKNAVPIFEEAGIPNVSPSATAVSLAKNGWKTWHRVLANDDVQGPGVAEFIAKNLGAKKVAVIDDQSEYGKGLADTVEKALKGAGVSVVNRQGVPAKTDDYSPVVNAVKAAGAEAVYYGGYYADAAKLLKQMRDGGVQAKFLSSDGSLDAQLSVQAGPAAEGALLSCTCNVSTESTDPQVKAFIDAYRKKFNIDPATYSAEGYDAATVFIKAIEAGKRTPQEINDFIKTVDFKGVSKHIKFSPTGELEAKDVYIHEIKGGKIVSLGTAAEAKPSS; encoded by the coding sequence GTGAGGCACAACATTTCCCGGGGAGCGCGCCTACTGGGCGCCGCCGCTGCGCTGGCGCTGGGTGTCGCCGCCTGTGGCGGCCAGGGCGGCCAGGGCGGCGGCCAGGGTGACACCATCAAGCTCGCCTATGTCGGTACCAAATCGGGCGAGGTAGCGCAGCTCGGCATCAACATCCTGAACGGTGCGAAGATCGCGATCGACGAATACAACGCCAAGGGCAAGGGTCCGAAGATCGAGCTGCTCGAGTACGACACCCAGGGCGACCCGAACCAGGCGACCGCCGTGGCGCCGCGCGTGGTCAAGGACGGCGCCGTCGGTGTCATCGGCCTGCCGTTCTCCGGTGAGTCGAAGAACGCGGTGCCGATCTTCGAGGAAGCCGGCATCCCGAACGTGTCGCCGTCGGCGACCGCGGTCTCCCTGGCGAAGAACGGCTGGAAGACTTGGCACCGGGTGTTGGCGAACGACGACGTCCAGGGCCCGGGTGTGGCCGAGTTCATCGCCAAGAACCTCGGTGCCAAGAAGGTCGCTGTGATCGACGACCAGTCCGAGTACGGCAAGGGCCTGGCTGACACCGTGGAGAAGGCGCTGAAGGGCGCGGGTGTCTCGGTCGTGAACCGCCAGGGCGTGCCGGCGAAGACCGATGACTACTCCCCGGTCGTCAACGCGGTGAAGGCGGCCGGTGCCGAGGCGGTGTACTACGGCGGTTACTACGCGGACGCCGCCAAGCTGCTCAAGCAGATGCGTGACGGCGGCGTGCAGGCGAAGTTCCTCTCCTCGGACGGCTCGCTCGACGCGCAGCTCTCCGTCCAGGCCGGTCCGGCGGCCGAGGGCGCGTTGCTGTCCTGCACCTGCAACGTGAGCACCGAGTCGACGGACCCGCAGGTCAAGGCGTTCATCGACGCCTACCGGAAGAAGTTCAACATCGACCCGGCCACGTACTCGGCCGAGGGTTACGACGCGGCGACGGTGTTCATCAAGGCCATCGAGGCGGGCAAGCGGACCCCCCAGGAGATCAACGACTTCATCAAGACGGTCGACTTCAAGGGGGTCTCCAAGCACATCAAGTTCAGCCCCACCGGTGAGCTCGAGGCCAAGGACGTCTACATCCACGAGATCAAGGGCGGCAAGATCGTGAGCCTCGGCACCGCGGCTGAGGCCAAGCCGAGTAGCTGA
- the polA gene encoding DNA polymerase I, translating to MAANTAPTPEAPARPRLLLLDGHSLAYRAYYALPAENFQTTTGQPTNAVYGFTSMLINALRDEQPTHVGVAWDVSRQTFRSAAYAEYKANRAETPDDFRGQVSLICEVLEALRIPSLRLEGYEADDIIATLATQAERAGFEVLILTGDRDTLQLVTEHVTVLYPRRGVSDLTRFTPATVEEKYGLTPRQYPDFAALRGDSSDNLPGIPGVGEKTAAKWIREFGSFDALVERVDEVKGKQGDALRAHLAQVMRNRQLTELVRDVPLEVSPGDLRLRPWDRDEVHKVFDALEFRVLRDRLYATLSPAEPEAFGFDVDGRVLAAGDVPEWLAEHAAGAEPVGVAVSGWWRGGTGEVEALALASRDGAGAWIDPTQLTEEDEQALAEWLGDPERPKTLHDAKGPMLALEARGWRLRGLACDTALAAYLVLPGQRSFDLADLTLRFLKQELRAESPGTGQLSFDGGDEEQAANALMVRARAVLDLAVALERELAATGGGRLLREVEIPLVEVLADMERTGIAADREYLSHLEAHFAAQVKHAAEEAHRVVGREFNLGSPKQLQQILFEELKLPKTKRIKTGYTTDADALAWLATQTDNELPVILLRHRDVSKLRATVEGLLKAIGDDGRIHTTFQQTITSTGRLSSTDPNLQNIPIRTAEGRQIRQAFVVGEGYEALLSADYSQIEMRIMAHLSEDSGLLEAFRSGADFHTATACRVFGVSQAEVTGEMRRRIKAMNYGLAYGLSAYGLSQQLGISAEEARGLMDEYFERFGGVREYLREVVERARRNGYTETIMGRRRYLPDLTSDNRQRREMAERMALNAPIQGSAADIIKVAMINLYRALRTEGLRSRLLLQVHDELVLEVAPGERETVERLVRREMGNAYPLRVPLDVSVGVGRTWEDAGH from the coding sequence GTGGCAGCCAACACAGCACCCACCCCCGAGGCCCCGGCCCGTCCGCGGCTGCTGCTGCTCGACGGGCATTCGCTCGCGTACCGCGCGTACTACGCGCTGCCGGCCGAGAACTTCCAGACGACGACCGGGCAGCCGACGAACGCCGTGTACGGCTTCACGTCGATGCTGATCAACGCGCTGCGCGACGAGCAGCCCACCCACGTGGGCGTGGCCTGGGACGTGTCGCGGCAGACGTTCCGGTCGGCGGCGTACGCCGAGTACAAGGCCAACCGCGCCGAGACCCCCGACGATTTCCGCGGGCAGGTCAGCCTCATCTGCGAGGTGCTGGAGGCGCTTCGGATCCCGTCGCTGCGCCTGGAGGGGTACGAGGCGGACGACATCATCGCGACACTGGCCACCCAGGCCGAGCGTGCGGGATTCGAGGTGCTGATCCTGACCGGTGACCGGGACACGTTGCAGTTGGTCACCGAGCACGTGACCGTGCTGTACCCGCGACGAGGCGTGTCCGACCTGACGCGGTTCACGCCGGCGACGGTCGAGGAGAAGTACGGGCTGACGCCGCGGCAGTACCCGGACTTCGCGGCGCTGCGCGGCGACTCCAGCGACAACCTGCCGGGCATCCCCGGGGTCGGGGAGAAGACCGCGGCCAAGTGGATCCGCGAGTTCGGGTCGTTCGACGCGCTGGTCGAGCGCGTGGACGAGGTGAAGGGCAAGCAGGGTGACGCGCTGCGCGCCCACCTGGCGCAGGTGATGCGCAACCGGCAGCTCACCGAGCTGGTGCGGGACGTGCCGCTGGAGGTGTCGCCCGGCGACCTGCGGTTGCGGCCGTGGGACCGAGACGAGGTCCACAAGGTGTTCGACGCGCTGGAGTTCCGGGTGCTGCGCGACCGCCTGTACGCGACGCTGAGCCCGGCCGAGCCGGAGGCCTTCGGCTTCGACGTGGACGGCCGGGTGCTGGCGGCCGGGGACGTGCCCGAGTGGCTGGCCGAGCACGCGGCCGGCGCGGAGCCGGTCGGCGTGGCGGTCTCCGGCTGGTGGCGCGGCGGGACCGGCGAGGTGGAGGCGCTGGCGCTGGCGAGCCGGGACGGCGCGGGAGCCTGGATCGACCCCACACAGCTCACCGAAGAGGACGAGCAGGCGCTCGCCGAGTGGCTGGGCGACCCGGAGCGGCCGAAGACGCTGCACGACGCCAAGGGCCCGATGCTGGCGCTGGAGGCGCGGGGCTGGCGGCTGCGCGGGCTGGCCTGCGACACCGCGCTCGCCGCGTACCTGGTGCTGCCCGGCCAGCGGTCGTTCGACCTGGCGGATCTGACGCTGAGGTTCCTCAAGCAGGAGCTGCGCGCGGAGTCGCCGGGCACCGGCCAGCTGTCGTTCGACGGCGGTGATGAGGAGCAGGCCGCGAACGCGCTCATGGTGCGGGCGCGGGCGGTGCTCGACCTGGCGGTGGCGCTGGAGCGGGAGCTCGCGGCCACCGGCGGCGGGCGGTTGTTGCGCGAGGTGGAGATACCGCTGGTCGAGGTGCTGGCCGACATGGAGCGGACCGGCATCGCCGCGGACCGGGAGTACCTGTCGCACCTGGAGGCGCACTTCGCCGCTCAGGTGAAGCACGCGGCCGAGGAGGCCCACCGGGTGGTCGGGCGCGAGTTCAACCTGGGTTCGCCCAAGCAGCTGCAGCAGATCCTGTTCGAGGAGCTGAAGCTGCCGAAGACCAAGCGGATCAAGACCGGGTACACCACCGACGCGGACGCGCTGGCCTGGCTGGCCACGCAGACTGACAACGAGCTGCCGGTGATCCTGCTGCGCCACCGGGACGTGTCCAAGCTGCGCGCCACCGTCGAGGGTCTCCTCAAAGCGATCGGGGACGACGGGCGCATCCACACCACGTTCCAGCAGACGATCACCTCGACCGGGCGGCTGTCGTCGACCGACCCGAACCTGCAGAACATCCCGATCCGCACCGCCGAGGGCCGGCAGATCCGGCAGGCGTTCGTGGTGGGCGAGGGGTACGAGGCGCTGCTGTCGGCCGACTACAGCCAGATCGAGATGCGGATCATGGCGCACCTGTCGGAGGACTCCGGCCTGCTGGAGGCGTTCCGCTCCGGCGCGGACTTCCACACCGCGACCGCGTGCCGGGTGTTCGGGGTGTCGCAGGCCGAGGTCACCGGCGAGATGCGCCGACGGATCAAGGCGATGAACTACGGCCTGGCGTACGGCTTGAGCGCGTACGGGCTGTCGCAGCAGCTCGGCATCTCGGCCGAGGAGGCCCGCGGGCTGATGGACGAGTACTTCGAGCGGTTCGGCGGGGTGCGCGAGTACCTGCGCGAGGTGGTCGAGCGGGCGCGGCGCAACGGCTACACCGAGACCATCATGGGCCGGCGCCGCTACCTGCCGGACCTGACCAGCGACAACCGGCAGCGGCGCGAGATGGCCGAGCGGATGGCGCTGAACGCCCCGATCCAGGGTTCGGCGGCCGACATCATCAAGGTCGCGATGATCAACCTGTACCGGGCGCTGCGCACGGAGGGGCTGCGGTCGCGGCTGCTGCTGCAGGTGCACGACGAGCTGGTGCTCGAGGTGGCCCCGGGCGAGCGGGAGACGGTCGAGCGGCTGGTGCGCCGCGAGATGGGCAACGCGTACCCGCTGCGCGTGCCGCTGGACGTGTCCGTCGGCGTCGGCCGTACCTGGGAGGACGCGGGGCACTGA
- a CDS encoding ABC transporter ATP-binding protein, which yields MTEGGEKVLELRKVTMRFGGLTAVKELDLHVDEGEIVALIGPNGAGKTTVFNMVTGVYRPSEGQILFEGRAISGRKPHKVTKLGIARTFQNIRLFGNMSALENVMVGADARHRTSVVGAALGLPRHRREEREGREKALRLLEFVGIPGVAEETAKNLSYGDQRRLEIARALATEPRILLLDEPAAGMNPAEKQALQALIRKIRDSGRTVLLIEHDMSLVMTISDRIAVLDFGQKIAEGLPHEVQQDPRVIEAYLGTPADSADEGAADAS from the coding sequence ATGACCGAGGGCGGCGAGAAGGTCCTGGAGTTGCGTAAGGTCACCATGCGGTTCGGTGGCCTGACCGCGGTGAAGGAGCTGGATCTGCACGTCGACGAGGGCGAGATCGTCGCCCTGATCGGGCCGAACGGTGCCGGCAAGACCACCGTGTTCAACATGGTCACGGGCGTGTACCGGCCGAGCGAGGGCCAGATTCTGTTCGAGGGACGGGCGATCTCCGGGCGCAAGCCGCACAAGGTCACGAAGCTGGGGATCGCGCGCACGTTCCAGAACATCCGGCTGTTCGGCAACATGTCGGCGCTGGAGAACGTGATGGTGGGCGCGGACGCCCGGCATCGCACCAGCGTGGTCGGGGCGGCGCTCGGCCTGCCGCGGCACCGGCGGGAGGAGCGCGAGGGCCGGGAGAAGGCGCTGCGGCTGCTGGAGTTCGTGGGCATCCCAGGCGTGGCCGAGGAGACCGCCAAGAACCTCTCCTACGGCGACCAGCGCCGGCTGGAGATCGCCCGCGCGCTGGCGACCGAGCCGAGGATCCTGCTGTTGGACGAACCGGCGGCCGGCATGAACCCGGCGGAGAAGCAGGCCCTGCAGGCGCTGATCCGCAAGATCCGGGACTCGGGCCGGACCGTGCTGCTGATCGAGCACGACATGAGCCTGGTCATGACGATCAGCGACCGGATCGCGGTGCTGGACTTCGGCCAGAAGATCGCCGAAGGCCTGCCGCACGAGGTGCAGCAGGACCCACGGGTGATCGAGGCCTACCTGGGAACCCCGGCCGACAGCGCCGACGAGGGAGCAGCCGATGCTTCTTGA
- a CDS encoding branched-chain amino acid ABC transporter permease: MKLVASGKKELPRNPLSGFSDRMSRRWQRLPGWQRWIVYIGLLVVALLLPSETVGAFMTPGSDWAAVLFYPVGIFVLLALGLNIVVGYAGLLDLGYVAFFAIGAYSMAVLGTMFGWSFWAVLPVGIGLSMLAGVLLGAPTLRLRGDYLAIVTLGFGEIIRIIALNTDAIGGSRGISGIPHPPNLSEVEILGVQPFKYGILDSRPYYYLLVLFIFLVIVLVKRLERSRVGRAWVAIREDEDAAELMGVPTLKFKLWAFAMGAAVGGAAGVIYAAKVIAIVPDNFPFILSAMILSAVVLGGSGNVPGVIFGAFLVAWLPERFREFSDYRVLIFGAALVLVMIVRPEGLLPSRRRKAELEEGTGGMGALGAEVGPAATQTVHAEEPAEVAER, from the coding sequence ATGAAGCTCGTGGCATCTGGCAAGAAGGAGCTGCCGCGCAACCCGCTGTCCGGGTTCAGCGACCGGATGAGCAGGCGCTGGCAGCGGCTGCCGGGGTGGCAGCGGTGGATCGTGTACATCGGCCTGCTGGTGGTCGCGCTGCTTCTGCCGTCGGAGACGGTGGGAGCCTTCATGACGCCGGGGTCCGATTGGGCTGCCGTGCTGTTCTACCCCGTCGGGATCTTCGTCCTGCTCGCGCTCGGCCTGAACATCGTCGTCGGCTACGCGGGCCTGCTCGACCTGGGGTACGTGGCGTTCTTCGCCATCGGCGCCTACAGCATGGCCGTGCTGGGCACGATGTTCGGCTGGAGCTTCTGGGCGGTGCTGCCGGTGGGCATCGGCCTGTCGATGCTGGCGGGCGTGCTGCTGGGCGCGCCCACGCTGCGACTGCGCGGCGACTATCTCGCGATCGTGACGCTCGGGTTCGGTGAGATCATCCGGATCATCGCGCTGAACACGGACGCGATCGGCGGGTCGCGCGGCATCTCCGGGATTCCCCACCCGCCGAACCTATCCGAGGTCGAGATCCTGGGCGTCCAGCCGTTCAAGTACGGCATCCTGGACTCGCGGCCCTACTACTACCTGCTGGTGCTGTTCATCTTCCTGGTGATCGTGCTGGTGAAGCGCCTGGAGCGCAGCCGCGTGGGCCGCGCGTGGGTGGCGATCCGGGAGGACGAGGACGCGGCCGAGTTGATGGGCGTCCCCACGCTCAAGTTCAAGCTCTGGGCGTTCGCGATGGGCGCGGCGGTGGGTGGCGCCGCGGGCGTGATCTACGCGGCGAAGGTGATCGCGATCGTGCCCGACAACTTCCCGTTCATCCTGTCCGCGATGATCCTGTCCGCGGTCGTGCTGGGCGGCTCGGGCAACGTGCCGGGCGTGATCTTCGGCGCGTTCCTGGTGGCCTGGCTGCCGGAACGGTTCCGGGAGTTCTCCGACTACCGCGTGCTGATCTTCGGTGCCGCGCTGGTGCTGGTGATGATCGTACGGCCGGAGGGCCTGCTGCCGTCGCGGCGGCGCAAGGCCGAGCTGGAGGAGGGCACCGGCGGCATGGGCGCGCTGGGTGCCGAGGTGGGTCCCGCGGCGACGCAGACCGTGCACGCGGAGGAACCGGCGGAGGTGGCCGAGCGATGA
- a CDS encoding branched-chain amino acid ABC transporter permease, with protein sequence MDAFISQFWASTIDGLTIGSIYALVALGYTLVYGVLKLINFAHSEIFMIATIGSLFTINALGVGSPVAGFMLVLYLLLAALAAMAAAGGAAVVLERVAYRPLRRRGSSRLAALISAIGASLFLQEAVALWLGRDNLRFDRIMEKSVLFEIGNGVVRTDKVLVFVAAIAMMIVLDRFVNGSKLGRGIRATAQDPESAVLMGVNIDQVVMVTFLLGGVMAGVAGLLFGVFFELTKFSIGFILGIKAFTAAVLGGIGNLRGALLGGLVLGLIETYGTSVIGLQWRDVISFSILVLILMFRPTGLLGESLSRARA encoded by the coding sequence GTGGACGCATTCATCTCTCAGTTCTGGGCGTCGACCATCGACGGGCTGACGATCGGATCGATCTACGCCCTCGTGGCCCTCGGCTACACGCTGGTGTACGGCGTGTTGAAGTTGATCAACTTCGCCCACTCGGAAATCTTCATGATCGCCACCATCGGGAGCTTGTTCACCATCAACGCTCTCGGGGTGGGCAGCCCGGTGGCGGGCTTCATGCTCGTCCTGTACCTCCTGCTGGCGGCTCTGGCCGCGATGGCCGCGGCTGGCGGCGCCGCCGTCGTGCTGGAAAGGGTGGCGTACCGCCCGCTGCGTAGGCGTGGCTCGTCGCGCCTGGCCGCCCTGATCTCGGCGATCGGCGCGTCGCTCTTCCTCCAGGAGGCGGTCGCGCTGTGGCTGGGCCGCGACAACCTCCGGTTCGACCGGATCATGGAAAAGAGCGTGCTGTTCGAGATCGGGAACGGCGTCGTCCGGACGGACAAGGTGCTGGTCTTCGTCGCGGCGATCGCGATGATGATCGTGCTCGACCGTTTCGTGAACGGCAGCAAGCTCGGCCGGGGCATCCGCGCCACCGCCCAGGATCCGGAGAGCGCCGTCCTGATGGGCGTCAACATCGACCAGGTGGTCATGGTGACGTTCCTGCTCGGCGGCGTCATGGCCGGGGTGGCGGGCCTGCTGTTCGGGGTGTTCTTCGAGCTGACGAAGTTCTCGATCGGCTTCATCCTCGGCATCAAGGCGTTCACCGCGGCGGTGCTCGGCGGCATCGGTAACCTGCGCGGCGCCCTGCTCGGCGGCCTGGTGCTCGGGTTGATCGAGACGTACGGCACGAGCGTGATCGGCCTGCAGTGGCGGGACGTCATCTCGTTCTCGATCTTGGTGCTGATCCTGATGTTCCGGCCCACCGGTCTGCTGGGCGAGTCGTTGTCGAGGGCGCGCGCATGA